One Candidatus Poseidoniia archaeon genomic region harbors:
- a CDS encoding DUF2203 domain-containing protein: MQSNTVRLFTPREANAMLPVLRPLLVALADKCAEREQLEELLIEAEQDLGKAPARDRIELEVRLDTNLAERKRLFEALARHGIEVKDPALGLIDFHAQRGAELVYLCYRLGEPAITHWHPLEEGFSGRQPLESEPEMLRA; this comes from the coding sequence GTGCAGTCAAACACTGTGCGGCTTTTCACCCCGCGCGAGGCGAACGCGATGCTGCCGGTCCTGCGGCCGCTGCTGGTCGCGCTGGCCGACAAGTGCGCCGAGCGCGAGCAGCTCGAGGAGCTGCTGATTGAGGCCGAGCAGGACTTGGGCAAGGCGCCGGCGCGCGACCGCATCGAGCTGGAGGTGCGGCTCGACACCAACCTGGCCGAGCGCAAGCGGCTCTTCGAGGCGCTGGCGCGGCACGGCATCGAGGTGAAGGACCCGGCGCTGGGGCTCATCGACTTCCACGCGCAGCGCGGGGCGGAGCTGGTCTATCTCTGTTACCGGCTGGGCGAGCCTGCCATAACGCACTGGCACCCGCTCGAGGAAGGCTTCAGCGGCCGCCAGCCGCTCGAGAGCGAACCGGAAATGTTGCGCGCTTAA
- a CDS encoding glutaredoxin domain-containing protein, whose protein sequence is MTLRMYGTAWCGDCHRAKAWLDGENISYEFLDIESDDALRDRAVALNDGYQRVPVLEFDDGSVLVEPTNAELETKLTAPGAG, encoded by the coding sequence ATGACTCTGCGCATGTACGGCACCGCGTGGTGCGGCGACTGCCATCGCGCCAAGGCGTGGCTGGATGGCGAGAATATTTCGTACGAGTTCCTCGATATCGAGAGCGACGATGCGCTCCGCGACCGCGCCGTTGCACTCAACGACGGCTACCAGCGCGTGCCGGTGCTCGAGTTTGACGACGGCAGCGTGTTGGTCGAGCCGACGAATGCGGAGCTCGAAACGAAGCTGACTGCACCGGGCGCAGGCTAG
- the coaT gene encoding choice-of-anchor T family protein, with product MSTPTRALLMAAIMLGSTLFLIAPQAEAQTAVVAYSISFSAANIEVDVRPGASGVGCLELQISNEGTANIDVDVAMSGGGVTISPGAVSVTLSAGASITIPVCAVAATRSNYKIVQVTALASGRESNTQQGQVNKNGGFTVSIQQYARLSIRADQPFQRVGPGKQFPVSFTVINYGNYVDTILLEVLNQEDLEEAGFIVALSQPQIEIDSQGEMVVMISLQTPRGTVIGWFNEYHTVIMKASTTLAGETEARSVTSTLWVRGVFVPGFESAFSLLALAFVAITLARVKRDDE from the coding sequence ATGTCGACACCTACCCGCGCACTGCTCATGGCCGCAATCATGCTGGGAAGCACGCTCTTCCTCATCGCCCCGCAAGCGGAGGCGCAGACGGCGGTCGTAGCATATTCCATCAGTTTCTCCGCAGCGAACATCGAAGTCGATGTGCGCCCCGGCGCCTCAGGCGTCGGCTGCCTCGAGCTCCAGATTTCCAACGAGGGAACCGCCAACATCGACGTTGACGTCGCCATGAGCGGCGGGGGAGTCACGATTTCTCCCGGTGCGGTTTCTGTAACGCTCTCTGCGGGCGCCAGTATCACAATCCCGGTCTGTGCCGTTGCAGCAACCCGTTCCAACTACAAGATTGTGCAGGTCACGGCGCTGGCAAGCGGCCGTGAGTCGAACACCCAGCAGGGACAGGTGAACAAGAATGGTGGATTCACCGTCAGTATTCAGCAGTATGCACGGCTCTCGATTCGTGCCGACCAGCCCTTCCAGCGGGTCGGCCCCGGCAAGCAGTTCCCCGTATCATTCACCGTCATCAACTATGGTAACTACGTCGACACCATCCTGCTCGAGGTGCTCAACCAGGAAGACCTGGAGGAAGCCGGTTTCATCGTCGCACTTTCGCAACCGCAGATTGAGATTGACAGTCAGGGCGAAATGGTGGTCATGATTTCCCTCCAGACCCCGCGTGGCACAGTTATCGGCTGGTTCAACGAATACCATACTGTCATCATGAAGGCCTCGACCACGCTCGCGGGCGAGACCGAGGCACGCTCGGTAACCTCGACCCTCTGGGTGCGCGGCGTCTTCGTCCCCGGCTTCGAGTCTGCCTTCTCGCTGCTTGCGCTCGCCTTCGTCGCGATAACGCTGGCACGGGTGAAGCGCGACGACGAGTAA
- the gcvP gene encoding aminomethyl-transferring glycine dehydrogenase — translation MAQFEHPDTFVRRHIGPAPADIPEMLAELGCATLDELADAVVPADIRLAGTLELPPPLSEAAALAALRELAGRNVVARSYLGMGYYGTITPPALRRNLLENPGWYTAYTPYQPEIAQGRLEALLNFQTMVCDLTAMEIANASLLDEATAAAEAMSMACNAARGDRATFVVAADCHPQSIAVVRTRAAPLGLRVVVAPVAEMEFDDDVFGVLLQYPATDGAVCDYAGVVAAAHDAGALAVVATDLLALCLLKPPGEWGADIVVGSSQRFGVPLGYGGPHAAFLATRDALKRRLPGRLVGVSRDAHGAPALRLALQTREQHIRRDRATSNICTAQVLLAVTAAMYAVYHGPRKLRAIAERVHCLTGILAASLRAAGVPVAHDHFFDTLRVTAPGALERAAASGINLRDLGDGDVGIALDETVGDGELAELLHLFGAEQATPHGDALPAALERASPFLEHPVFNQYHSETEFMRYLHRLETKDLALNTSMIPLGSCTMKLNAAAEMEPITWPGFADLHPFAPPEQAAGYRRLITDLETWLCEMTGFAAISLQPNAGSQGELAGMLAIRAFHASRGEGGRDACLIPASAHGTNPASAVMAGMRVVPVACDAGGNIDLADLKARAADCGDALAALMVTYPSTHGVFEAHIREVCDVVHAAGGQVYLDGANLNAMVGLCRPAEFGADVCHLNLHKTFCIPHGGGGPGAGPIGVAAHLAPFLPGDPLTDDPLASNSFDGAASGGAVSAANFGSPLILPITWAYIAMMGAVGLREATQVAILNANYVAQRLGDAYPVLYTGATGRVAHECILDTRQMLADAGLTVDDVAKRLIDYGYHAPTMSFPVPGTLMVEPTESESRAELDRFCDAMLAIRAEIAAVADGSLAPSDSSLCNAPHTAATVTADVWNRTYPREQGAFPAKWLHDYKYWPPVGRIDQAWGDRNLSCSCPDDWAEQV, via the coding sequence ATGGCACAGTTCGAGCATCCCGACACCTTCGTGCGCCGGCACATCGGGCCGGCGCCAGCCGACATCCCGGAGATGCTCGCCGAGCTCGGCTGCGCGACGCTGGACGAGCTGGCCGACGCGGTCGTGCCGGCCGACATTCGCCTGGCGGGGACACTCGAATTGCCACCACCGCTCTCGGAAGCGGCGGCGCTGGCGGCGCTGCGTGAGCTCGCGGGGCGCAACGTGGTGGCGCGTAGTTACCTCGGGATGGGCTACTACGGCACCATCACGCCGCCGGCGCTGCGGCGCAACCTGCTCGAGAACCCCGGCTGGTATACTGCCTATACGCCCTACCAGCCGGAAATCGCGCAGGGGCGGCTGGAAGCGCTGCTCAATTTCCAGACCATGGTTTGCGACCTGACGGCGATGGAAATCGCCAACGCCTCGCTGCTCGACGAAGCGACCGCCGCCGCCGAAGCGATGTCAATGGCGTGCAACGCGGCGCGCGGCGACCGCGCCACCTTCGTGGTCGCCGCCGACTGCCATCCGCAAAGCATCGCCGTCGTGCGCACCCGCGCTGCGCCGCTCGGGCTGCGCGTCGTCGTCGCGCCGGTGGCGGAGATGGAGTTCGACGACGACGTCTTCGGCGTGCTGCTACAGTACCCCGCCACCGACGGTGCGGTCTGCGACTACGCGGGCGTGGTCGCCGCGGCGCACGACGCCGGCGCGCTGGCGGTCGTCGCGACCGACCTGCTGGCGCTCTGCCTGCTCAAGCCGCCCGGCGAATGGGGTGCCGACATTGTCGTCGGTTCGTCGCAGCGCTTCGGCGTGCCGCTGGGCTACGGCGGCCCGCACGCGGCGTTCCTCGCGACGCGTGACGCGCTCAAGCGGCGGCTGCCGGGACGCCTCGTCGGCGTTTCGCGCGACGCGCACGGCGCGCCCGCGTTGCGGCTGGCGCTACAGACGCGTGAGCAGCACATCCGGCGCGACCGCGCGACGAGCAATATCTGCACCGCGCAGGTGCTGCTCGCCGTCACCGCGGCGATGTACGCAGTCTACCACGGCCCCCGCAAGCTGCGCGCCATCGCCGAGCGGGTGCATTGCCTTACGGGGATTCTGGCGGCTTCGCTGCGCGCGGCTGGCGTTCCGGTCGCGCACGACCATTTCTTCGACACGCTGCGCGTCACCGCCCCCGGCGCGCTCGAACGCGCCGCCGCGAGCGGCATCAACCTGCGCGACCTCGGTGACGGCGATGTCGGCATCGCGCTGGACGAGACCGTCGGCGACGGGGAACTGGCGGAGCTGCTGCACCTGTTCGGTGCGGAGCAGGCGACCCCGCACGGCGACGCGCTGCCGGCTGCGCTGGAGCGCGCATCGCCGTTCCTCGAGCATCCGGTTTTCAACCAGTATCACAGCGAGACCGAGTTCATGCGCTACCTGCACCGGCTCGAAACGAAGGACCTCGCGCTGAACACCAGCATGATTCCGCTCGGCTCCTGCACCATGAAGCTCAACGCGGCGGCCGAGATGGAGCCGATAACGTGGCCCGGCTTCGCCGACCTCCACCCCTTCGCGCCGCCGGAGCAGGCGGCCGGCTACCGCCGCCTCATCACCGACCTCGAAACATGGCTCTGCGAGATGACCGGCTTCGCTGCCATTTCGCTCCAGCCCAACGCCGGCTCGCAGGGCGAACTGGCGGGGATGCTCGCGATTCGCGCCTTCCACGCATCGCGCGGCGAAGGCGGCCGCGACGCCTGCCTGATTCCCGCCAGCGCGCACGGCACCAACCCCGCCTCGGCGGTGATGGCCGGCATGCGCGTCGTCCCGGTCGCGTGCGACGCTGGCGGCAACATCGATCTCGCCGACCTCAAGGCCCGCGCTGCTGATTGCGGCGACGCGCTGGCGGCGCTGATGGTCACTTACCCTTCGACGCACGGCGTATTCGAAGCGCACATCCGCGAAGTGTGCGACGTCGTCCACGCCGCGGGCGGGCAGGTCTACCTTGACGGCGCCAACCTCAACGCGATGGTCGGCCTCTGCCGGCCGGCCGAGTTCGGCGCCGACGTCTGCCACCTCAACCTGCACAAGACATTCTGCATCCCGCACGGCGGCGGCGGCCCCGGCGCCGGGCCGATCGGCGTCGCCGCCCACCTCGCGCCGTTCCTGCCGGGCGACCCGTTAACTGACGACCCGCTCGCGAGCAACTCGTTCGACGGCGCCGCCAGTGGCGGCGCCGTCTCGGCCGCCAACTTCGGCAGCCCGCTAATCCTGCCGATAACGTGGGCGTACATCGCGATGATGGGCGCGGTGGGGCTGCGCGAAGCGACGCAGGTCGCCATCCTCAACGCCAACTACGTCGCGCAGCGGCTCGGCGACGCCTACCCTGTGCTCTATACCGGCGCCACCGGCCGCGTCGCGCACGAGTGCATCCTCGACACGCGGCAGATGCTGGCCGACGCGGGGCTGACAGTCGACGACGTCGCCAAGCGGCTGATTGACTACGGCTACCACGCGCCGACGATGAGCTTCCCGGTGCCGGGGACGCTGATGGTCGAGCCGACCGAGTCCGAGTCGCGCGCCGAGCTGGACCGCTTCTGCGACGCCATGCTCGCGATTCGCGCCGAAATCGCCGCGGTCGCCGACGGCAGTCTCGCCCCTAGCGATAGCTCACTGTGCAATGCGCCGCACACAGCCGCTACCGTAACAGCCGATGTATGGAATCGCACCTATCCGCGCGAACAGGGGGCATTCCCGGCGAAGTGGCTGCACGATTACAAGTACTGGCCACCGGTCGGTCGTATCGACCAGGCGTGGGGTGACCGCAACCTTTCGTGCAGTTGTCCCGATGACTGGGCGGAACAGGTTTAG
- a CDS encoding UbiX family flavin prenyltransferase, producing MDRIVVGMSGASGIAYGVRLLEALREQPVETHFVATDSAQLVHRHECDGDWADVEALADVVHPNDNVAASIASGSFRARAMVIVPCSMDTLGKLAAGVNDNLLTRAGAVMLKERRPLILVPRETPFSHIHIENMLRLSTAGAIIAPAAPAFYNRPESIDDNVNFIAGRVLDLLGLDADLFARWEGG from the coding sequence ATGGACCGCATCGTGGTCGGGATGAGTGGCGCCTCCGGCATTGCCTACGGGGTCCGGCTGCTCGAAGCGCTGCGCGAACAGCCGGTTGAGACCCACTTCGTCGCGACCGACTCGGCGCAGCTGGTACACCGCCACGAGTGCGATGGCGACTGGGCTGACGTTGAAGCGCTGGCCGACGTGGTGCACCCCAACGACAACGTCGCCGCCTCGATTGCCTCCGGCTCGTTCCGCGCGCGGGCGATGGTCATCGTCCCCTGCTCGATGGACACGCTCGGCAAGCTCGCCGCGGGAGTCAACGACAACCTGCTGACGCGCGCCGGCGCGGTGATGCTCAAGGAGCGGCGGCCGCTAATCCTCGTGCCGCGCGAGACGCCGTTCAGCCACATCCACATCGAGAACATGCTGCGGCTTTCGACGGCGGGCGCGATTATCGCGCCCGCCGCACCGGCGTTCTACAATCGCCCCGAAAGCATAGACGACAACGTCAATTTCATCGCCGGCCGGGTGCTCGACCTGCTCGGCCTCGATGCGGACCTGTTCGCGCGCTGGGAAGGCGGCTAG
- a CDS encoding NUDIX domain-containing protein, with the protein MGSGMDGDIGTGEFACGFILLRGDRTLLLRHLEGHWAPPKGRVEPGETNIAAAHRELAEETGLTGARVIDGFRHETSYLKARDGKQIPKRVLFFLAESPSGDVQLSDEHTASAWLAWDAALERATHDTTREALAAARKFVRQQL; encoded by the coding sequence ATGGGTAGCGGAATGGATGGCGACATTGGAACTGGCGAGTTCGCCTGCGGCTTCATCCTGCTGCGCGGCGACCGCACGCTGCTGCTGCGCCACCTCGAGGGGCATTGGGCGCCGCCCAAGGGGCGCGTCGAGCCAGGCGAAACCAATATCGCGGCGGCGCACCGCGAGCTGGCGGAAGAGACTGGCCTGACGGGGGCGAGGGTAATCGATGGCTTCCGCCACGAAACCAGTTATCTCAAGGCGCGCGACGGCAAGCAGATTCCGAAGCGCGTGCTCTTCTTCCTCGCCGAATCCCCGTCAGGCGACGTGCAGCTGAGCGACGAGCATACCGCCTCGGCGTGGCTCGCGTGGGACGCGGCGCTCGAGCGCGCGACGCACGACACGACGCGCGAAGCGCTGGCGGCTGCACGCAAGTTCGTGCGACAGCAGCTTTAA
- a CDS encoding exosortase/archaeosortase family protein, translating into MQPLNRREQMQALLATTTLLLLGFALFYGGSVALVALAGAAGGGWLAFGNPRTATTPQALLERVSGAAGHELDRAEDWLCAQIGAEKKGDRTLVGVAFNFALVMAVVLPADLAFQHMTRAENSMLLYQRFLTWFVWAVESAFGVAVAIGGSNGTLLLYDDMIDLEIVAACTGLHETLFLGLLILCFRGVQPMVRVRWAAYAAIFIFFENALRIITAYPLIMQYGFATWDKVHYFWWQTGQYALIMALFMLWVMTIGGRPENRSRTRPT; encoded by the coding sequence ATGCAGCCGTTGAACCGCCGCGAGCAGATGCAGGCCCTGCTGGCCACCACCACGCTGCTGCTGCTCGGCTTTGCGCTCTTCTACGGCGGCAGCGTGGCGCTGGTCGCACTGGCCGGCGCAGCGGGCGGCGGCTGGCTGGCGTTCGGCAACCCCCGCACGGCGACCACCCCGCAGGCGCTGCTCGAGCGCGTCAGCGGAGCCGCAGGCCACGAGCTCGACCGTGCCGAAGACTGGCTCTGTGCACAGATTGGTGCCGAGAAGAAAGGCGACCGCACCCTTGTCGGGGTCGCGTTCAACTTCGCGCTGGTGATGGCAGTGGTGCTGCCGGCCGACCTGGCGTTCCAGCACATGACGCGCGCCGAGAACTCGATGCTGCTCTACCAGCGCTTCCTGACCTGGTTCGTCTGGGCGGTCGAGAGCGCGTTTGGCGTTGCGGTCGCCATCGGCGGCAGCAACGGGACGCTGCTGCTCTACGACGACATGATTGACCTGGAAATCGTGGCCGCCTGCACCGGTCTGCACGAGACCCTGTTCCTCGGGCTGCTCATCCTCTGCTTCCGTGGTGTGCAGCCAATGGTGCGCGTGCGCTGGGCTGCGTATGCCGCCATCTTCATCTTTTTCGAGAATGCACTGCGCATAATCACTGCCTACCCGCTCATCATGCAATACGGTTTCGCGACTTGGGACAAAGTGCATTATTTCTGGTGGCAGACTGGCCAGTATGCGCTCATCATGGCGCTCTTCATGCTGTGGGTGATGACGATTGGCGGCCGCCCCGAGAATCGCAGCCGCACCCGCCCGACCTAG